In Candidatus Defluviibacterium haderslevense, the following are encoded in one genomic region:
- the rpsH gene encoding 30S ribosomal protein S8, with product MAVTDPIADYLTRIRNAQQAGHRVVDIPASNEKKTLTEILYKNGYILKYTFVETENKQGEIKIALKYDPISRLPVIRELIRVSKPGRRIYKGAEELPKIINGLGISLISTSKGIMTDKDARKQHIGGEVLCYVC from the coding sequence ATGGCAGTTACTGATCCAATCGCAGATTATCTTACAAGAATTCGAAATGCTCAACAAGCTGGGCATCGTGTAGTAGATATTCCTGCATCAAATGAGAAAAAAACTTTGACAGAAATACTCTACAAAAATGGATATATTCTAAAATATACGTTTGTAGAAACTGAAAATAAGCAAGGTGAAATAAAAATCGCACTAAAATATGATCCGATCAGCAGATTACCTGTGATACGTGAACTTATTAGAGTAAGTAAACCAGGACGACGTATTTATAAAGGTGCTGAAGAACTACCTAAAATAATAAATGGATTAGGGATTTCATTGATTTCAACCTCTAAAGGAATTATGACTGATAAGGATGCACGCAAGCAACATATCGGAGGAGAGGTTTTATGTTATGTTTGTTAA
- the rplP gene encoding 50S ribosomal protein L16, producing the protein MLQPKRIKYRRQQKGRNKGEAHRGHTIAFGTFGLKSLDSSRITDRQIEAARIAMTRHMKREGNVWIRIFPDKPITAKPAEVRMGKGKGSLDHYVAIVKPGTIMFEMDGIPYEVAVEAFKLAAQKLPVLTKMVVRREFQNLVTH; encoded by the coding sequence ATGTTACAGCCGAAACGCATAAAATATAGAAGGCAGCAAAAAGGTAGAAATAAGGGTGAGGCCCATAGAGGACACACCATTGCCTTTGGAACATTTGGACTAAAATCATTGGATTCCAGCCGAATTACAGATCGCCAAATCGAGGCAGCTCGTATTGCGATGACAAGACATATGAAAAGGGAAGGAAATGTTTGGATACGAATTTTTCCGGATAAACCAATTACAGCAAAACCAGCCGAAGTACGTATGGGTAAAGGTAAAGGTTCATTAGATCATTATGTAGCCATAGTTAAACCAGGTACAATAATGTTTGAAATGGATGGAATACCATACGAAGTTGCTGTTGAAGCCTTCAAATTGGCAGCACAAAAATTGCCAGTTTTGACTAAAATGGTAGTGCGAAGAGAATTTCAAAATTTAGTGACTCATTAA
- the rpsQ gene encoding 30S ribosomal protein S17, translating to MMERNLRKQKVGIVSSNKMEKTIAVTIQRSLLHSKYGKYVKKSKKYFAHDENNECGIGDLVRIMETRPLSKNKCWRLVEIIKKGE from the coding sequence ATGATGGAAAGAAATCTTCGAAAACAAAAAGTTGGAATTGTAAGTAGCAACAAAATGGAAAAAACCATTGCTGTGACTATTCAGCGTAGCTTATTGCATTCTAAGTATGGAAAGTATGTAAAGAAATCAAAAAAGTACTTTGCACACGACGAAAATAATGAATGTGGAATAGGTGACTTAGTTCGCATAATGGAGACAAGACCATTAAGTAAAAATAAATGTTGGAGACTCGTAGAGATCATTAAAAAAGGTGAATAA
- the rpsN gene encoding 30S ribosomal protein S14 has protein sequence MSKKSIIARQNKREKMVAKYADLRAKLKKEGDFEALDKLPKNSSKVRLKNRCQLTGRPRGYIRRFGISRYVFRLMALDGKIPGVTKSSW, from the coding sequence ATGTCAAAAAAATCAATTATAGCAAGGCAAAATAAGCGCGAAAAAATGGTCGCTAAATATGCTGACCTTAGAGCCAAACTTAAAAAAGAAGGTGATTTCGAAGCTTTGGATAAACTACCAAAAAATAGTTCCAAAGTAAGACTAAAAAATAGATGTCAACTTACTGGAAGACCAAGAGGTTATATTAGACGTTTTGGAATTTCAAGATACGTTTTTAGATTAATGGCTTTGGATGGTAAAATTCCAGGTGTTACAAAATCAAGTTGGTAA
- the rpsS gene encoding 30S ribosomal protein S19: MARSLKKGPYIHHSLIVKVQKAKETNKKSVIKTWSRASMIIPDMVGETIAVHNGKSFIPVYVSENMVGHKLGEFSPTRTYKGHAGNR; encoded by the coding sequence ATGGCAAGATCATTAAAAAAAGGACCCTATATTCATCACTCGTTGATAGTAAAGGTTCAGAAAGCAAAGGAAACCAATAAGAAATCAGTTATAAAGACATGGAGCAGAGCTTCAATGATCATACCTGATATGGTTGGGGAAACTATAGCTGTTCATAATGGTAAATCTTTTATTCCAGTTTATGTGTCTGAAAATATGGTGGGACATAAATTAGGAGAATTTTCACCTACTCGGACTTATAAAGGCCATGCAGGTAATCGCTAA
- the rplB gene encoding 50S ribosomal protein L2, which translates to MGVRKFNPVTPGTRFRIANTFEELTTATPEKSLISSKHSSGGRNNQGRMTIRNRGGGHKKKYRVIDFNRDKDGIPATVHSIEYDPNRTAFIALLHYADGEKRYIIAPQGLKVGTKVLSGPGSAPEIGNSLPLSEVPLGSNIHSVELHPGQGAAMVRSAGTSAVMMGKEDKYASIKMPSGEIRRVLVSCRATIGSTSNPDHSLEAIGKAGRYRWMGWKSRVRGVAMNPVDHPMGGGEGRSSGGQPRSRSGQFAKGLKTRSPHKHSDTLIITKRKSK; encoded by the coding sequence ATGGGAGTTAGAAAATTTAATCCGGTAACTCCGGGAACGCGTTTTAGAATTGCAAATACCTTTGAAGAGTTGACGACTGCAACTCCTGAAAAATCTTTGATTTCTTCTAAACATTCTTCTGGTGGTAGAAATAACCAGGGTAGAATGACCATAAGAAATCGTGGAGGGGGGCACAAGAAAAAATATAGAGTTATCGATTTTAACCGAGATAAAGATGGTATACCAGCAACAGTTCATTCAATTGAGTATGATCCAAACAGAACTGCTTTTATTGCTTTGTTGCATTATGCTGATGGAGAAAAAAGATATATCATCGCTCCACAGGGGTTGAAGGTAGGAACTAAGGTATTAAGTGGACCGGGTTCTGCTCCAGAAATTGGTAATTCTTTACCATTATCTGAAGTTCCTCTAGGATCTAATATTCATTCTGTCGAACTACATCCAGGTCAAGGTGCTGCTATGGTAAGAAGTGCTGGTACCTCTGCTGTGATGATGGGTAAAGAGGATAAATATGCTTCTATAAAAATGCCTTCTGGTGAAATTAGACGGGTATTGGTTTCTTGTAGAGCTACAATTGGTTCCACATCAAATCCTGATCATAGTTTGGAAGCTATTGGAAAGGCTGGGCGATATAGATGGATGGGTTGGAAATCAAGAGTACGAGGTGTAGCCATGAACCCAGTAGATCACCCGATGGGTGGAGGTGAAGGCCGATCTTCCGGAGGTCAACCTAGGTCAAGATCTGGTCAGTTTGCAAAAGGACTCAAGACAAGAAGTCCACATAAGCATTCAGACACTTTAATTATTACAAAACGTAAGTCCAAATAA
- a CDS encoding 50S ribosomal protein L18 — protein MIATKSSKRQKIKYSIRKKISGSESRPRLTVFRSNKSIYCQLIDDAKGHTVLSVSSKSLDLGKMHKIDQAKAVGKAIAEKAISNNISSIVFDRNGYLFHGRIKALAESAREGGLIF, from the coding sequence ATGATAGCAACAAAATCTTCTAAGAGACAAAAAATAAAATACAGTATCCGAAAGAAAATAAGTGGATCTGAATCTCGACCTAGATTAACTGTATTTAGAAGCAATAAATCAATTTATTGTCAATTGATTGATGATGCTAAGGGACACACCGTATTATCAGTGTCTTCTAAAAGTTTGGATTTAGGAAAAATGCATAAAATTGATCAAGCTAAAGCGGTAGGTAAAGCAATAGCTGAAAAAGCAATTTCTAATAATATTTCTTCTATCGTATTTGATAGAAATGGTTATCTCTTTCATGGTAGAATCAAAGCACTTGCAGAAAGTGCCCGTGAAGGTGGATTGATATTTTAA
- the rpmD gene encoding 50S ribosomal protein L30, which produces MSKIKITQIKGIIKCSARQKQTVAALGLKRVRDCVEHEVTPQILGMVEKVKHLVTIEKF; this is translated from the coding sequence ATGAGCAAAATTAAAATTACACAAATTAAGGGTATCATAAAATGCAGCGCAAGACAAAAGCAAACTGTAGCGGCATTAGGTTTAAAACGTGTTCGTGATTGTGTAGAACATGAAGTGACTCCTCAAATTCTTGGAATGGTGGAGAAAGTTAAGCATCTTGTAACAATTGAAAAATTCTAA
- the rpsC gene encoding 30S ribosomal protein S3, which translates to MGQKANPIGNRLGIIRGWESNWFGGKNMAQKVVEDEKIRIYLFARIPKGGIARIIIERTLRRITISIQTSRPGIIIGKGGTEVDRVREELKKLTNQDVQINIIEIRKPELDAAIVGDSVAKQIESRINFRRAIKMAIQSTMRAGAEGVKIRISGRLNGAEMARSEEYKEGRTPLHTFRADIDYANKEAQTVYGKIGIKVWICKGEVFTKRDLSPLVGLTKKETKPSKGGYEGRSDNRNEGRNESRGGGEGRGDRRGEGRGDVRRDKRR; encoded by the coding sequence ATGGGTCAGAAAGCAAATCCAATAGGCAATCGCTTAGGAATTATCAGAGGATGGGAATCCAACTGGTTTGGTGGAAAAAATATGGCACAAAAAGTCGTAGAAGATGAAAAAATCAGAATCTACCTTTTTGCTCGTATCCCGAAAGGTGGTATTGCCCGAATAATTATTGAACGAACATTAAGACGTATCACTATATCTATCCAAACCTCAAGACCAGGTATAATAATAGGAAAAGGTGGTACAGAAGTAGATAGAGTTCGTGAAGAATTAAAGAAATTGACAAATCAGGATGTTCAAATTAATATCATTGAAATAAGAAAACCTGAGCTTGATGCTGCAATTGTTGGAGATTCTGTTGCAAAGCAAATTGAGTCTAGAATAAATTTTAGAAGAGCTATTAAAATGGCTATTCAATCAACCATGAGAGCAGGAGCAGAAGGTGTTAAGATCAGAATTTCTGGCCGATTAAATGGAGCTGAAATGGCACGTTCTGAAGAATATAAAGAAGGAAGAACACCATTGCATACATTCCGGGCAGACATAGATTATGCCAATAAAGAAGCCCAAACAGTATATGGTAAAATTGGTATCAAGGTTTGGATTTGTAAAGGAGAGGTATTTACAAAACGTGATTTATCACCACTTGTAGGCCTAACTAAAAAGGAAACCAAACCATCCAAAGGTGGTTATGAGGGTAGAAGTGATAATAGAAATGAAGGACGTAATGAATCCCGAGGAGGAGGCGAAGGTCGCGGAGATCGTAGGGGAGAAGGACGTGGAGATGTAAGACGTGATAAAAGAAGATAA
- the rpsJ gene encoding 30S ribosomal protein S10 → MNQKIRIKLRSYDHNLVDKSTEKIVKTVRNSGAVVAGPIPLPTEKEIFTVLRSPHVNKKAREQFQLRTHKRLIEIYTPTPKTVDALSKLELPSGVDIQVKLS, encoded by the coding sequence ATGAATCAAAAAATTCGGATAAAGCTCCGCTCTTATGACCATAATTTGGTTGATAAAAGTACGGAGAAGATTGTCAAAACTGTTCGCAATAGCGGTGCAGTTGTTGCTGGTCCGATTCCGCTGCCCACTGAGAAGGAAATATTTACCGTCTTGCGTTCACCGCACGTAAATAAAAAAGCTCGTGAGCAGTTTCAACTTCGGACCCACAAACGCTTAATTGAGATTTACACGCCGACCCCGAAAACGGTCGATGCGTTGTCAAAACTCGAATTACCAAGCGGCGTTGATATTCAGGTCAAATTGTCCTAA
- the rplC gene encoding 50S ribosomal protein L3, with the protein MNGIIGTKIGMTSIYAADGKAIACTVVQASPNVVTQVKTEESDGYSALQLSYGDKRAKSANKAYTGHFLKANTVPKKKSLEFGGIPLAKVLGDTISITELFKEGDTVHATGTSKGKGFQGVVKRHGFGGVQNATHGQHNRGRAPGSIGASSYPSKVVKGLRMAGQDGVDKVKIRNLKIAKIMEEKNLILIIGAIPGHKGSIVIIEKSKTS; encoded by the coding sequence GTGAATGGAATAATCGGAACAAAAATCGGGATGACAAGCATCTATGCAGCTGATGGTAAAGCTATTGCCTGCACAGTTGTACAAGCATCTCCAAACGTTGTTACACAAGTTAAGACAGAAGAAAGTGATGGCTATTCTGCATTACAGTTGTCTTACGGTGACAAAAGAGCAAAAAGTGCTAACAAAGCTTATACTGGACACTTTTTGAAAGCCAATACAGTACCTAAAAAGAAATCACTTGAATTTGGTGGTATTCCTTTGGCGAAAGTACTGGGTGACACCATTTCAATAACTGAATTGTTTAAAGAAGGCGATACAGTACATGCAACAGGTACATCAAAAGGAAAAGGATTTCAAGGTGTAGTAAAGAGACATGGTTTCGGCGGTGTTCAAAATGCTACCCACGGTCAACATAATAGAGGTCGTGCTCCAGGTTCAATTGGTGCTTCCTCTTATCCATCTAAAGTTGTCAAGGGTTTACGAATGGCAGGGCAAGATGGTGTTGATAAAGTAAAAATACGCAATTTGAAGATTGCTAAAATTATGGAAGAAAAGAATTTGATATTGATCATTGGTGCTATACCTGGTCATAAGGGTTCAATTGTAATCATAGAAAAAAGTAAGACATCATGA
- the rplF gene encoding 50S ribosomal protein L6 has translation MSRIGKKLISLPAGVEIKLNKNTLTAKGPNGTLTQVIDPDMGVDIDGGVITITRPTEQKRHKSMHGLTRSLVSNLVTGVSTGFTKEMELVGVGYRVSNVGNLLELSVGYSHPIMFYIPDEVNVATLTEKGQNPKIILKGSDKQLLGQICAKIRAFKKPEPFKGKGIKFVGEIIRRKAGKSAGKK, from the coding sequence ATGTCTCGTATAGGAAAAAAGTTAATTTCATTACCAGCAGGGGTAGAAATTAAATTAAATAAAAATACTTTAACTGCGAAAGGACCCAATGGAACTTTAACGCAAGTCATTGACCCGGATATGGGTGTCGATATTGATGGTGGTGTTATAACAATAACGAGACCAACTGAACAAAAAAGACACAAATCCATGCATGGCTTAACTCGATCATTGGTTTCTAATTTAGTGACTGGTGTTTCTACAGGATTTACAAAAGAAATGGAATTAGTTGGGGTAGGTTACAGGGTTTCTAATGTTGGTAATTTGTTGGAATTGTCCGTTGGATATTCTCACCCTATTATGTTTTATATTCCTGACGAAGTTAATGTAGCTACATTAACTGAAAAAGGACAAAATCCAAAAATCATCCTAAAAGGTTCTGATAAACAACTTTTAGGTCAAATATGTGCTAAAATTAGAGCATTCAAAAAACCAGAACCATTTAAGGGTAAGGGTATTAAATTTGTTGGCGAAATTATCAGAAGAAAAGCTGGTAAGTCTGCTGGTAAGAAATAA
- the rplE gene encoding 50S ribosomal protein L5, with the protein MSYVPRLQSFYREQVIPILMEKYKYSSIMEVPRLVKICLNQGIGAATQDKKLIDIAIGELSIITGQKPVATMSRNAISNFKLREEQAIGVKVTLRSNRMYEFLDRFISVSLPRVRDFRGINDNSFDGRGNYTMGITEQIIFPEIDLDKINKISGMDISFVTTAKTDAEAMTLLKELGLPFKNAKN; encoded by the coding sequence ATGAGTTACGTACCAAGATTACAGAGTTTTTATCGGGAACAGGTTATTCCGATTTTAATGGAGAAGTACAAGTATTCTTCCATAATGGAGGTCCCACGATTGGTTAAAATATGTCTTAACCAAGGTATTGGAGCCGCCACACAAGACAAGAAATTAATTGACATTGCTATTGGTGAATTAAGCATAATAACTGGTCAAAAACCAGTGGCTACTATGTCTAGAAATGCAATTTCAAATTTCAAATTAAGAGAGGAGCAAGCCATTGGAGTAAAAGTTACTCTTAGATCCAATAGGATGTATGAATTTTTAGACCGATTCATTTCTGTTTCATTACCTCGTGTACGTGACTTTAGAGGTATCAATGATAACAGTTTTGACGGCAGAGGAAATTATACTATGGGTATTACTGAACAAATTATCTTTCCCGAAATAGATTTAGATAAAATAAATAAAATTTCAGGTATGGATATCAGTTTTGTAACTACTGCAAAAACGGATGCTGAAGCAATGACTTTATTAAAAGAATTGGGCTTACCTTTCAAAAACGCTAAGAACTAA
- the rplO gene encoding 50S ribosomal protein L15, which produces MELYNLKPAKGATHKDKRIARGEGSGHGGTATKGHKGAKSRSGNKVKRGFEGGQTPMHRRLPKVGFKNISRIEYYVMNLDQLSEVAAKHNLTTIDQTTFVNLGICKLSDKVKILGRGEINTKLSVKVQACSITATDKINAAGGSVEII; this is translated from the coding sequence ATGGAATTATATAATCTAAAGCCAGCAAAAGGCGCAACGCATAAGGATAAACGTATAGCTAGAGGAGAAGGTTCTGGACATGGCGGTACTGCTACAAAAGGGCATAAAGGAGCCAAATCAAGATCTGGAAATAAAGTAAAACGAGGCTTTGAAGGTGGACAAACTCCAATGCACAGGCGACTACCTAAAGTTGGTTTTAAAAACATTTCAAGAATTGAATACTATGTGATGAACCTAGATCAGTTGTCAGAGGTAGCTGCTAAACATAATTTGACAACTATCGATCAAACTACTTTTGTAAATTTAGGTATTTGCAAACTAAGTGATAAAGTTAAAATATTAGGACGAGGTGAAATAAATACTAAATTGTCTGTTAAAGTTCAAGCTTGTTCCATTACAGCTACTGATAAAATTAATGCCGCAGGGGGTTCAGTTGAGATCATATAA
- the rplD gene encoding 50S ribosomal protein L4, protein MNIDILNTNGKSTGRSIELPDSIFGVEPNQHVLYLAVKEYLANQRQGTADSTERGDVHRTTKKFKRQKGTGGARAGSLKNPMFKGGGRAFGPHPRDYTQKLNKKVKTIARKSALSQLATNGKIKVVEDFSFETPKTKEFYNILKNLELHNNKILVVTPEYNEMFYMAGRNIPKTSLQIAKDLNTYQILNCQTLLLTESSIDKIKETLS, encoded by the coding sequence ATGAACATAGATATCTTAAATACGAATGGAAAAAGTACAGGAAGGTCTATCGAACTACCTGATTCTATTTTTGGTGTTGAGCCCAATCAACATGTCCTTTACTTAGCAGTTAAAGAATATTTGGCTAATCAACGTCAAGGAACAGCTGACTCAACAGAACGCGGTGATGTTCATAGAACGACTAAGAAATTCAAAAGACAAAAAGGTACTGGAGGAGCAAGAGCTGGTTCATTGAAAAACCCTATGTTTAAAGGTGGTGGTCGTGCATTCGGTCCTCATCCAAGAGATTATACTCAAAAGCTAAATAAGAAAGTTAAGACTATTGCTCGTAAATCGGCTCTTTCCCAATTGGCTACTAACGGTAAAATAAAAGTTGTAGAGGATTTCTCTTTTGAAACACCAAAAACTAAGGAGTTTTATAACATATTGAAGAACCTTGAATTGCACAATAATAAAATTTTAGTTGTTACTCCAGAGTACAATGAAATGTTTTATATGGCAGGTAGAAATATTCCAAAAACATCTTTGCAAATTGCTAAAGATCTGAATACCTATCAGATACTTAATTGTCAAACTTTACTTTTGACTGAATCAAGTATTGATAAAATTAAAGAAACTTTAAGCTAA
- the rplV gene encoding 50S ribosomal protein L22, with translation MEAVAKLRNCPMSPRKMRLVVDLIRGKKVNQALSILKFTKKEASQWLEKLLLSAINNWEQKHGEGEADNHELFVKTAFVDGGTMIKRFQPAPHGRAHRIRKRRNHVTLIVATKNIENQNLNIK, from the coding sequence ATGGAAGCTGTAGCTAAATTAAGAAATTGTCCGATGTCCCCACGTAAGATGAGACTTGTGGTGGATTTAATCCGAGGCAAGAAAGTAAATCAAGCCTTGAGCATATTGAAATTTACTAAAAAGGAAGCATCTCAATGGTTAGAGAAATTGTTGTTGTCAGCAATTAATAACTGGGAACAAAAACATGGTGAAGGTGAAGCCGATAATCATGAATTGTTTGTAAAAACTGCTTTCGTTGATGGGGGTACAATGATAAAACGATTTCAACCGGCTCCTCATGGTAGGGCTCATAGAATTAGAAAGCGTCGAAATCATGTTACGTTAATCGTTGCAACAAAAAATATCGAAAACCAAAATTTGAACATTAAATAA
- the rpsE gene encoding 30S ribosomal protein S5: MTKTNVGRVKASETELKDKLVVLNRVAKVTKGGRTFSFSALVVVGDGNGTVGHGLGKAREVADAISKAVDDAKKNLVKVHISKGTIAHEQKGKFGAGKVLIKPASDGTGVIAGGAMRAVLDIAGVHNVLAKSNGSSNAHNVVKATIDALSKIRSPYEVAKSRKIDVKKVFEGVNN; the protein is encoded by the coding sequence ATGACAAAAACAAACGTTGGTAGAGTAAAAGCAAGCGAAACAGAACTAAAAGATAAATTGGTCGTATTAAATCGTGTTGCCAAAGTTACTAAAGGTGGTAGAACTTTTAGCTTTTCTGCATTGGTTGTGGTAGGAGATGGAAACGGAACAGTAGGACATGGGCTAGGTAAAGCTCGTGAAGTAGCTGATGCCATTTCAAAAGCTGTTGATGATGCTAAAAAGAATTTAGTGAAGGTTCATATCAGTAAAGGGACTATTGCTCATGAACAAAAAGGTAAGTTCGGTGCTGGTAAAGTATTGATCAAGCCGGCTTCTGATGGTACCGGTGTTATTGCCGGAGGAGCAATGAGAGCAGTATTAGATATTGCCGGAGTACATAATGTGTTAGCAAAATCAAACGGTTCGTCAAATGCACATAATGTTGTGAAGGCAACTATTGATGCATTGTCTAAGATCAGAAGTCCTTATGAGGTTGCTAAATCGAGAAAAATCGATGTTAAAAAAGTTTTTGAAGGGGTCAATAATTAA
- the rplN gene encoding 50S ribosomal protein L14, with amino-acid sequence MIQQESRLRVADNSGAKEVLCIRVLGGTARRYASLGDKIIVSVKSASPGGVKKGTVSKAVIVRTAKEVKRRDGSYIRFDDNAVVLLSASDEPRGTRIFGPVARELREKDYMRIVSLAPEVV; translated from the coding sequence ATGATACAGCAAGAAAGTCGGTTAAGAGTAGCAGATAATAGTGGTGCAAAAGAAGTGTTGTGTATTCGGGTTTTAGGAGGAACAGCAAGAAGATATGCTTCGTTAGGAGATAAAATAATTGTTTCTGTTAAGTCTGCATCTCCGGGTGGTGTTAAGAAAGGAACTGTTTCAAAAGCTGTTATAGTTCGTACGGCTAAAGAAGTAAAACGTAGAGATGGATCTTATATTCGTTTTGATGATAATGCTGTAGTATTATTATCAGCGTCTGATGAGCCAAGAGGTACACGGATTTTTGGTCCGGTAGCAAGAGAACTCCGTGAAAAGGATTATATGAGAATTGTTTCATTAGCTCCAGAAGTTGTATAA
- the rpmC gene encoding 50S ribosomal protein L29 has protein sequence MGLRKYSDFINMNEKTLQDDLKDAQTRHQKLKFEHKVKGLSDPTQISKLRKEIAQMSTEIRKRHLASANITQ, from the coding sequence ATGGGATTAAGAAAATATAGTGATTTCATCAATATGAATGAAAAGACATTACAAGATGATCTTAAAGATGCGCAAACCAGACATCAAAAATTGAAATTTGAACATAAAGTTAAAGGTCTGTCTGACCCTACACAAATATCAAAATTGAGAAAGGAAATTGCTCAAATGTCCACTGAAATTAGAAAACGTCATTTGGCTTCAGCAAACATTACACAATAA
- the rplX gene encoding 50S ribosomal protein L24, giving the protein MKLKIKKGDSVQVISGSQKGKKGTVTAVIVDSNRAVIEGVNIVKKHMKPTNNNPGGIIEMSAPLPISNLSLLDPKSGVPTRVGYKMDKGNKVRYSKKSGEIIK; this is encoded by the coding sequence ATGAAATTAAAAATAAAAAAAGGTGATTCAGTTCAGGTAATTTCTGGATCCCAGAAAGGAAAAAAAGGAACAGTGACTGCTGTCATAGTTGATTCTAATCGTGCTGTTATTGAAGGCGTTAATATTGTTAAAAAGCATATGAAGCCAACCAATAACAATCCAGGTGGAATCATTGAAATGTCTGCACCATTACCTATTTCCAACCTTTCATTGCTAGACCCAAAATCAGGAGTTCCAACTCGCGTTGGTTATAAAATGGATAAGGGTAATAAAGTTAGATATTCAAAAAAATCAGGAGAAATCATTAAATAA
- the rplW gene encoding 50S ribosomal protein L23, which produces MKKQILIRPVITEKAEKLSKKSNKYTFIVHRDSNKIEIQKSIEATYNVSVESVNTLLVAGKAVTRNTKTAVLKGKKPNYKKAIVSLAAGDEINIFTEDQN; this is translated from the coding sequence ATGAAAAAACAAATTTTAATCCGTCCAGTGATCACAGAAAAAGCTGAAAAGCTTTCCAAAAAAAGTAATAAATACACTTTTATTGTACATCGTGATAGTAATAAAATTGAAATTCAAAAATCAATTGAAGCTACTTATAATGTCTCTGTAGAATCTGTGAATACACTATTGGTTGCTGGAAAAGCAGTAACTAGAAATACAAAGACCGCAGTTTTAAAAGGAAAGAAGCCAAATTATAAAAAGGCTATCGTTTCTTTGGCAGCAGGTGATGAAATTAACATTTTTACTGAAGATCAAAATTAA